The proteins below come from a single Panicum hallii strain FIL2 chromosome 7, PHallii_v3.1, whole genome shotgun sequence genomic window:
- the LOC112899360 gene encoding protein transport protein Sec24-like At3g07100 yields the protein MQPPMGNERPPPPPGRPVSAFVPGAAVPPPPFAAGGPFVPPPRQGAPPPQPGAAAPPFGAAQPAAMGGYRGPPPSQGPFAAAPPPQRPFTSAPPPQGPFTSAPPSQGPFASAPPPQGPFTSAPPSQGLFTSAPPSQAPFAAGPPPQGPFATSAPAPFRPPPSSSVGQPQSPTGGSLPPPNYVRPPPLQSQGFYPGAQPVNPQFPMSRPAFQQPVQTMPPPPMGPTATFGNQAAYPSAGPPVGGTLQSLVEDFQSLALSSAPGSLDPGIDVKGLPRPLDGDEEPVKLLEAYPLNCHPRYFRLTTHAIPASQSLVSRWHLPLGAVVHPLAESPDGEEVPVINFGSAGVIRCRRCRTYINPYATFADAGRKWRCNLCTLLNDVPGEYFCALDASGRRYDTDQRPELSKGTVEFVAPTEYMVRPPMPPSYFFLIDVSVSAVRSGLLEVVAKTIKSCLDELPGFPRTQIGFLTFDSTLHFHNFKSSLSQPQMMVVADLDDVFLPLPDDLLVNLVDSRHVVESFLDSLPNMFHDNINVESALGPALKAALMVMSQIGGKLLVFQSTLPSLGIGRLRLRGDDVRAYGTDKEHTLRVPEDPFYKQMAAEFTKNQIAVDIFSFSEKYSDIASLGSLAKYTGGQVYHYPSFQAATHGDKLKHELSRDLTRETAWESVMRIRCGKGVRFTTYHGHFMLRSTDLLALPAVDSDKAFAMQLSLEETLMTTQTVYFQVALLYTSSSGERRIRVHTAATPVVTDLSEMYRQADTGAIVSLLGRIAVENSLSDKLDSVRQQLQLKLVRSLKEYRNLYVVQHRIGGRLIFPESLRFLPLYILAICKSLALRGGYADVSLDERCAAGFSMMILPVKRLLNFVYPSLYRVDEVLTMEPNKVDTSLKRLPLTMQCLHTGGLYLLDDGFSFIVWLGRMLPPELVSNILGVSLANFPDLSKIQLRECDNEFSRNFMKILKNLREKDPSYQQLCRVVRQGEQPREGFLMLSNLVEDQMAATSSYVDWILQIHRQTQS from the exons ATGCAGCCGCCTATGGGGAAcgagaggccgccgccgccgccaggccgTCCTGTCTCAGCTTTCGtgcccggcgccgccgtcccgcctccACCGTTTGCCGCCGGTGGCCCGTTCGTCCCGCCGCCACGGCAGGGAGCGCCGCCTCCTCAGCCTGGTGCTGCGGCACCCCCTTTCGGGGCCGCGCAACCCGCGGCAATGGGTGGGTACAGGGGTCCACCGCCGTCCCAGGGTCCCTTTGCTGCCGCGCCACCGCCTCAGCGGCCTTtcacctccgcgccgccgcctcaggGCCCTTTCACCTCCGCGCCGCCGTCTCAGGGACCCTTTGCCTCTGCTCCACCGCCTCAGGGACCCTTCACCTCAGCTCCACCATCTCAGGGCCTCTTCACCTCGGCTCCACCGTCACAGGCCCCCTTCGCTGCTGGACCACCACCTCAGGGCCCCTTTGCTACTTCTGCACCGGCACCTTTTCGGCCCCCACCATCATCGTCCGTTGGGCAGCCACAATCTCCCACGGGAGGTTCTTTGCCTCCACCGAATTATGTGAGGCCGCCACCACTACAGTCGCAAGGGTTTTACCCCGGTGCACAGCCTGTGAACCCTCAATTCCCAATGTCGAGGCCAGCATTTCAACAGCCAGTGCAGACTATGCCACCCCCTCCGATGGGGCCGACTGCCACGTTTGGTAACCAGGCCGCATATCCAAGTGCTGGGCCTCCAGTTGGAGGCACACTACAGAGCTTAGTGGAGGACTTCCAGTCGTTGGCACTGAGTTCAGCGCCAGGGTCGCTTGACCCTGGCATTGATGTAAAAGGGCTGCCAAGGCCATTGGATGGTGATGAGGAGCCAGTTAAGCTTTTGGAGGCATACCCATTGAATTGCCACCCGAGGTACTTCCGGCTAACAACCCATGCGATTCCGGCATCTCAGTCATTGGTCTCCAGGTGGCATTTGCCCCTTGGGGCTGTGGTACACCCTCTTGCAGAATCACCTGATGGG GAGGAAGTGCCAGTTATCAATTTTGGGTCAGCAGGTGTCATCCGTTGTCGAAGATGCAGGACATATATAAATCCTTATGCAACATTTGCAGATGCTGGAAGGAAATGGCGCTGCAATCTTTGCACCTTGCTCAATGATG TTCCTGGAGAGTACTTTTGTGCTCTGGATGCTAGTGGCAGAAGGTATGATACTGATCAAAGACCTGAACTCTCTAAGGGAACAGTAGAGTTTGTTGCTCCGACAGAATATATGGTGCGGCCACCAATGCCACCTTCCTATTTCTTTCTTATCGATGTGTCAGTATCTGCAGTTCGAAGTGGATTGCTTGAG GTTGTTGCAAAGACAATCAAATCATGCCTTGATGAACTTCCAGGCTTTCCGCGAACACAGATAGGATTCTTGACCTTCGACAGCACCTTGCATTTTCATAACTTCAAG TCTTCTTTGTCACAGCCTCAAATGATGGTTGTTGCTGATTTGGATGATGTTTTTCTGCCATTGCCTGATGACCTCTTGGTTAATTTGGTTGACTCCAGACATGTAGTCGAGTCATTTCTCGATAGCTTGCCAAATATGTTCCATGACAACATAAATGTTGAGTCTGCTCTTGGTCCAGCACTTAAAGCAGCTTTGATGGTTATG AGTCAAATTGGGGGAAAGTTGCTTGTCTTCCAGAGTACATTGCCATCTCTCGGTATTGGTCGTTTGAGACTTCGGGGAGATGATGTTCGTGCATATGGAACGGATAAGGAGCATACTCTGAGGGTACCAGAAGATCCTTTCTACAAACAGATGGCTGCTGAGTTCACGAAAAATCAGATTGCAGTGGACATATTCTCTTTCAGCGAGAAGTACTCTGATATAGCTTCCTTAG GATCTTTGGCAAAATATACTGGTGGTCAGGTGTACCATTATCCATCATTCCAGGCAGCTACACATGGGGACAAACTTAAACATGAGCTTAGTAGAGACCTTACACGAGAGACTGCCTGGGAATCTGTTATGCGTATCAGATGCGGAAAAG GGGTACGGTTCACAACTTATCATGGTCATTTCATGCTAAGATCTACAGACCTGTTAGCCCTTCCAGCCGTTGACTCTGATAAAGCTTTTGCAATGCAACTGTCGCTAGAGGAGACCTTAATGACCACCCAGACTGTATACTTTCAAGTGGCATTGCT ATACACATCTTCCTCCGGTGAAAGGCGTATCAGGGTCCACACAGCAGCTACACCTGTGGTCACTGATCTTAGTGAAATGTATCGTCAAGCAGATACTGGTGCCATTGTCTCATTGTTGGGTAGAATTG CGGTTGAAAATTCACTGTCTGATAAGCTGGACAGTGTCCGACAGCAATTACAGTTAAAGCTTGTGAGAAGTTTGAAGGAATACCGAAACTTATATGTTGTACAACACCGGATAGGAGGGAGACTGATTTTTCCAGAATCTCTAAGATTTTTGCCATTATACATCCTGGCCATCTGCAAATCTCTTGCCCTCCGTGGAGGTTACGCAGATGTCTCTCTTGATGAACGATGTGCTGCTGGTTTTAGCATGATGATACTGCCTGTAAAAAGGCTGCTCAATTTTGTCTATCCTTCTCTATACAGAGTTGATGAAGTATTAACAATG GAACCAAATAAGGTCGATACTTCATTGAAGCGGTTGCCATTAACAATGCAGTGTTTACATACAGGAGGTTTGTACCTCCTTGATGATGGCTTCAGTTTTATAGTGTGGTTAGGTAGGATGCTCCCACCTGAACTTGTGAGCAACATTCTTGGAGTCAGTTTGGCAAACTTCCCTGATCTATCAAAG ATTCAGTTGAGAGAATGTGACAATGAGTTCTCAAGAAATTtcatgaaaatactaaaaaaccTGCGGGAGAAGGATCCTTCTTATCAGCAGCTATGCCGAGTGGTGCGACAGGGTGAACAGCCAAGAGAAGGCTTTCTGATGCTATCTAACCTTGTTGAGGACCAGATGGCTGCGACAAGCAGCTATGTGGATTGGATACTGCAAATTCACCGTCAAACACAAAGCTAA